The DNA region AAAATACCTTTCGTTTGTGAAAAAGGTTTGAAGGTTGTGCTAAGAGGCAAAAAGGTTTGAATGTGTTTGATGTGTTTTGGTTGATGGCGAGTGCTTGGATGAGCAAGATATtcatctcgaatcctagtctctagagctcgtggtatccaccatgttcctTTTCCGTCTTACTCACAAAAGGATTTTGATATTTTTAGATGTTTTTGAGGTTTTTGTTTGAGAAAAGGGGTTACGAAAGCATTGCAAGTTTTGTTGATGACTAAAGCTTGGATtggcgagatatccatctcgaataTTAGCCTCTAGAgctcgtggtatccaccacgttcctTTTTCACCTTTATTGAAAAGtatttaataagaattaagtattttttagttttgatttGGGAAAATgaacttgacgttggatcaagtgttttGTTTGTGATACGGAAATCAAATGGTTTGAGAAAAGACTTGAGGTGCTTATTAAAGAAAATTGCTTGTTGTTGACCAAGTTGAATTTTTTAAATGATTGATTCTATTTGTGAAGGTTAATAGATGTTAAGCGATTGACTTTGGTTTGAAAAGGTTTGGGTGTGATTGTGAAAAATGTGTTTGATGTTGATCAAGCACCATTGATTTTTAGTATTTTTTGAAAGGTTAATTTTAAAAGTCATTTTATCTTTTTGGATTAACAATTATGCATCAActtaaaatataataaaataaaataaaaaataaagcaataataaaaaataaaagaaataataaaaggGAGGGAATACACTATCAATACAATagataaaataattaaaaaatagataaataaataaataaataatatgaaaataataaataagaaaataTACAAAAGACCAAAACAGGTTGAAAATTTGGGGTGTAGCTAGGAAAATTCTTTAGGCCCAAAAAAGGGAGCCTCGCAGGGATGTACTAAGAAATTAGGGGGTCTGGGGgagacttcatcttctctaatctcaCATTTGGATACTATTCCGGTAGCAacaaaaatgaaagaaaaaggtTCCAACGAAAACGTAAAAACACAATAACTTTCTCAAGTTTTCACGGaattaaacaaataaataatgaaaatttatCTACTCGATCTCATAAACACAATAGTATATTTAGAAATAgaaaataaacaaaaacaaaaattgaaaatcaacaaaaatgcAATTGCATACATTTACTTGATTCGGCCATCTTATCCACACTCATGACAAACTAATCATGAACTCATGCTCGGTGTGATGTTGGAAACCTATTGGATACATTATTTATGTAAAACAAGTATCAATTTGCATTTTACCATTTTTGTTCttggaggttcaagaacactttaagCTCTTGATTTTGAATAGATGGAATTTCTATATAAAATAGTGCTGATTAATATACTAATTAAGTGCAACAAGAATAATAatgcaaataaaatcaaataaacaaaaattaaatcatattGAATCACTTTTTCTAAGGGAGGTTCAAGAACACgttaaactcttgattttgaatcaatggagttttcatgcaaaatggtgatgattaagaTACTAATTAAGTGTAGCAAGAATAATAATGTAAAGAAAATTAAATAAACGATAATTAAATCACATTTAATCACTTTTGTTCATGtaggttcaagaacactttaaattcttgattttgaatcaataGAGTTTCTatgcaaaatggtgatgattaaggtactaaTTAATTGCAACAAAAATAATAATGCAAATAAAATTATACACAAAATTTAAAAGCCTACctaaataaaaaagaaaaaaaaaatgaCTTGAAAATTGGAGAGAAATTTGTGCAAAGTTTTGTCTTATTCTTGTGAGTGATTCTTGATGAGATTTGTGAATGAGAATGGTTTTATTTATAGACTCTAAAAATGGTAGTTTATGAATTATGCAAAGAGTGTGAGTGCTttctagaaacttatttaattaaatagtgaataatgatgtaatatatgcatTGAATAATGATGCAATATATGCATAgaataatgatgtaataaatTAGAGATATTTTGGACCTTCTAGAAACATTGATTTTTGTTTTATAATGCATGgaaatgattaataaaattcaaatggatattttgatgataaatcaaatgatcatgaatttatttatccaaatgcataatgaaaaaaatgcaattttagtcaatttcttcaacatgtaaTATTTTGACTTTATATTGACTTTTTTTTACTATAATGCATATATGCATGATTATGGTGACTTtattttatgataaaaatgcatatggctAGAAATGTAAAACTTGACCAATGGacatgtatcaaatgaatttAAAATACCCGAACAAAATTGaggtatgacagttgcccctatttaaatatcttCAACCAGAGAATATGAAGATTGTCATTGTTCATATAATCGCAatgggagatagttaaatactaaaagacccaaattttgtctaTGTGGATGAAAtaatatgatatgatatgaatgtagGAAAGACACTTTTTTTAGCTTGATGTGCTATGAATATGTTGTGACATGAGATGAATCCTAGTAGAATATTTTATGATGGATGAAGAATGACAAATGAACATGTGAAGAATGATGGAGACATATGGTAACGGTGACCTACAGGAAATGAAAAAGACAATGAGGTGGGtgaagactcactggggataacAATCTGTTGGAGAAAAGACACTAGGGAATATTTAAAGTGTGTTTTATCAATAGGACCTGGCGACACCTTAGAATATATCTGACGGTTCTGAAGATTTCACATAAGAAATTCATCCAATCTTTGGAGATTCCTAACACGGGATTTATCCAAGACAAAAATAAACGGGTGTCTTCTTACGAGAAGATCATCCATGCAAAGGATCAGAAGTCTTCTTACGAGAAGATCATCCATACAAGATATATTGGAGTTTTCTTACGAGAAAATCATCCAAACAAAAAGGATCAGGAGTATTCCTACGAGAAGATCATCCACATAAATCTTTGGAGGTTCTTCTAAATGAATCCATTAAAAAAAACAGGATCAAGAGTCTTCTTACGAGAAGATCATCCACACAAAAATATTAGAGTTTTCTTACAAGAAAATCATTCAATCTTCTAGAGAATTCCTTTCAATGAAAAAGTCAAACCGATAATTTTCTAGGAAACATCACGACAAATAGAGCACAATCTCTGAATGTTCCAGAAAAAGTTGGACTCTAAGCGAACGAAAATCGAACTATGGTTCAAGGGCGCATGATAACAACTGTACTTGAAAGATGCCTACGAAAACCGAACAAGGGTTTAAGGGCGCCaaataacaattggacttgagAGAATGAACTGCCAGACGAGAGCTAGACTCGATAGATAGATTATCGGACAGGAACTTGTGTTTTGTCTTGTGTTTTTCATACAAGAATTGACTTTTAGATAGTCTATCAAACGAGAACTGGTTTCTTTTGATTTATTGTCAGACGGGAACTGACTTTAAAAAACTGGGATTCCATACGGGAActggttttgaaaagaaaaatgtCTACCAGACAAGAACTGGAGTTAGAAGAaggctaccagacgagaactagTTTTAAAAATTGAATGTCCGACGGAAACTGACTTTAAAAACTGACTGTCAAATGAGAGTTGACTTTCAAATGATTTATCATACGAGAATTGGTTTCTGGTGTTTAATTTTTCATGATATGAGCATATGCTCGATGAATGAGATGGTATGCATGGCTTAACGCTTTGTGCATGAGAATGATTTATGCAATGACTCAGAGGCAAATGTTTCAGTCAAAAGGAAAATGTTATTTGATGGGGTGACAACATGATTCCCGAGCACTTGTCTCGAACTTATCAGTTATTGACGTATGGCATAAGCTTGAGCATCTTGAAGGCATGGAGATGACTTACCCCTatgtggctcatcttgccccagtttggATCTTTGAAGACATTTATCCTGAAAAGGAGTTTGAAAGAAGCTTGTCATGATATGACCTTGAGATGGCTTGCCTCAATGTTTGAACATTGTAGTGGTCATTGACTAACCAAATCTTGGAATGAGAGACTTCTGATTTACTGACCTTTTGAGAGTTGGACTCATTAAGCTCTTGGTGGTAGCATGCCCTAGTCTCAATCTTGAAGTCAATTGCTTTTGACTAACCGATTCTTAGGGTGGTTGACTCAGATTGACCgatgctcaaagtgattttccTTTGACTAGATTTCTTTCGCATAATCAAGTTTCTCAACTGACTGTACATTGTTCGATTTCCTTGATGTTAAACGCTATCTTGCAAATAAAATCGTTCCttcaaaaaatggtaattttaatgcagtgcttatgcaaaatttgaaatcaaaatttattaaAATCAACGGCTGAAATGCAGCGAACGGGTCAACAATTAGAAAACAAATGCTTATCTAGCCATTCATAGTGTACAAGGTGGGGTGATCAATACAAATGATTAACAAATATTATTTGAAAGTTAGGTTAATgcaaccttgttatagtatgctttcaaaataaaccttgTCTCAATcaggtcttttaagggttgtaacgtggtctggcTCACGACTTTTGAAAaaagatataaggctcaaaaATTAATTTTAACTCATCCCTTCTTCTTGGTGATCTTAAGTCCTACGTTCAATTTATTGACACGCGCATTCAACTTCCAATAGGATTCGAACGTGTGATGGTAAAGATGAGGGATCAAGATGATATTTTCTTGAAATGACAATCACCttattttgttttctttgtttttttaggatttgatgacctcttttgattgatttttatccctaattctttctggaccgcttctttgaagctttcggtccacCAGGATGGCCTAATTTTATCAAAGTTGTATTTTGTGGTGTAGGACTTAGTGGAcatttctttcttttcttttgaaAGATTGTGGCTGCCATGTTATTGGTGGATGAAGATCAACCAATATAATTTCTTTTGAATTTTTCTCCCTACCCCATCCTCAATTATGTCTGCTCCGTCCCGCCCCACCTCATTTTTTTACGGATTTTTGCAGGACAGACTTAAATGGGACGGACATGCTTATTTGCCACCCTACTTCAAGATAACTTTTGGAGAGATAGTTGGTGTGGGTTTCATCTCTCTCGCGCGCGCACACACGCGTctttgattttaaaaaaattaatatatattaaaAGTTAAATAACATCAACctatttaagaaaaataattcATATATATTTTAAGTGCAAAATAGAAGAGTTGATAAGTGCATTTTGGTGGCAAATGTTAAAACAATATATAGTTCAATTCAACTTAGATgatttttttaattcattttgtcacatagaagacaatataACGAGAGGCAAGCAAGGGAAGTAAGGAAGCAAAAGCATGAGTACCTAGTTCCTAGTAAGAACAAAAAGTTGCAAATTGGTGTTTACCAAAGAATCAAATTATTAACATGGATCAAAGACATCAGATTGAATTTAAGACAGCCCAGTTACAGATATAAGTAGCAGGTCGTCGGTGCCGAAAAAACCCGGAAAATCAAAACAAGTTATTGACCAGGATAAGAAAGCATCATATTTTTTTATAAATCAAAATTGGTATGACAAAACATCACTATGATAACTGACATCCCCGTTATACTGACACCTCATGAAATTTTATCCAAAGGGAAAAAATCTGGGTAGAATGTTCCTCAATAGTACACTTTGGTCTTGGCTTTGGTCTGCCCTCCAAACCTTGAAGTCTGGAGTAAAGTAGTGAGCATCCCTCCAACCTTTTAGAGCAACTATGGAGAAAGGTCCTTGCACCCGTCCCTGAGGATCTCTGTAATGCCATATCAAGGATTGTAACTCCTCAGCAGGAACTGGTTTTAGGGTGCTTGGTTTTTCATAAATAGGTTTTATGGTGCTTGGTTTTTGATGAACAGGTTGTATGGTGCTTGGTTTTTCTTTTTCCTCATCATCGTCATCATCGCTCAGTTCTATAATTTGAATCTTAGCTGGCCGTACCTGATTGTCTGTTGGTGCTTGAGAGATCTTATCTCCAATCTTAACTTCATTTGATTTGGCTGGCATAGATACACCATTATATGCAAAGTTTGTTGGTTTTGCAGGTTGCTGTTGACCATCATTATATGCGAAGTTTGTTGGTTTTGCTGGTTGCTGTTGAACAGACACGCTAGACCATTGGTTTACTGCCAAAACATGCAAAGAACACCAATGAATGACAGATTAAGACACTTCCAGCCTAACAACATACTACAGTATTACCATTAAACAGAATCCTAGACAAACAAACATGTTTATGTCTATTAAAATATAGAATCATGGAAAAAAATGGATGATTATAACGAACCTGCAGAAGTGTCACGAGAAATGCAATTCAGCGCAGTGCTATTAATTTCCATGCTGAAAAGAGGAACTTCTGATGGTCCGCTAAGATTGAGAATCGACTTTGGTGACTCATTTTCTGGTTTGGTTTGATCAGCAAGATACAGTTTTGTAGCCCTGCATGCAAAACCATTAGCAACCGGTTTTGAAACTTCGGTCACTAAAGATTCTTTTGTACAAGTAGCTTCCCGAAAACCTTGCATATCATTTTCTGCCTTCTGTTCTGGAACTTCTAGTGTTTTGGATTCTGAAGAGTCTAGATAACCTGGAGTAACTTGGGGAATCCCATGGAATAACCATTCCTCTTCATCTGAAAAATCATCTGCAGAATCATCTGCAACTGCCTTTGGGACCTCAGTCACTAATGATGCTTTTGCACAGGTAGTCTCTGAAAACTCTTGGAAACTGGTTTCGAGTTTCTTAACTGGAACATCTGGTGTCGTAGATTCTGATTCTAGATTTTCTGCAATAACTACAGGAATTTCACGCAATAACCGTTCATGCTCCTCTGGATTCTTAAGCTTGTCCCTTCTTTGTAGGTACCCTTCCAATGTGCTTCCAATAGATTAAGGAATATCTAATAAAAGTTTTTGACAATAAACAATTTCCAAACAAAGCATATATCATAATATTCATGACAAAAAATCAGAATCCTAGTGCAAAATGTTCATTACTTCAATTGACTGATATCTTATTCATGAATAGGGGGTACTAATGTATTGAAAAGAGTCGAATTAATCAGATTGCAGCATTAGAAGTTATTGTAATGTAATCAGCGTTGGCAGCAATAACTGCCATAAAAAGCTGATGATTATTATCTAGTATGCAGATAGGAGTCGAATTAACAATCTGTGGAAAATCTACTAAAAAACAAATTTAGTTGTATAACAAGTATTGCGCATAATGCATTAAGAAGGTTTGGCGTCAAAATTCACTACATATTCTGAAGCAAAATAGCAATATGGAGACGTTACCATGATATAGAAAAAAAATACTATTATTAGATAAACATCAGAAAAGGATATTCTCTTCGCCAACCCTTTTCATTTGCTCGGTCAATAAGATTCTGCAATAGAGCAAGTTCATTTGCAAGCCACTGTAGCAGATTCACCACACAACAAGGCAGAAAAGTTAGGCAAAGAATCAGGCTCATATTTCAAAAGAATAAACATAAATTATTATTTGAAACCGGATGTGCAGCACACTTTTAATTTACACAAACAAGAATAGTAAGTATCTAAGGCGCGACAAATACTTGGCGTGTATAAAATGAATAGTATAAGTATCTAAGGAGCGACAAATACTTGGAGTGTATAAAATGAATAGTAAGTATCTAAGGAGCGACAAATACTTGGAGTGTATAAAATGAATAGTAAGTATCTAAGGAGCGACAAATACTTAAATTCAAAACTGTGCTTTGTAAGAGTACTAC from Lathyrus oleraceus cultivar Zhongwan6 chromosome 1, CAAS_Psat_ZW6_1.0, whole genome shotgun sequence includes:
- the LOC127131492 gene encoding uncharacterized protein At5g08430, with translation MIERMNDRSQSGCYWVEEINGKVQHSVRKKRKNNKSKKKEYNGWGSTSLIQFLESIGRDTSNKISQSDVTEIINDYVKQNNLFNPTKKKRILCDVRLQSLFGKKSIGRFMISRLLESHFLENCGQSDDDLLFDSEDDEYACEVPKPAPSERKSQPKKHVVEKPRSCFAAINPINIKLVYLKRSLVEELLKDLETFETKVVRSFIRIKCDPNDYLQKNSHQLLQITGIKKSSGVDGEIRLQASGFIKDISINMLSDDNFTEAECEDLHKRVNDGLLKRPMIVDLEEKVRVLHEDITKHWLANELALLQNLIDRANEKGWRRELEGYLQRRDKLKNPEEHERLLREIPVVIAENLESESTTPDVPVKKLETSFQEFSETTCAKASLVTEVPKAVADDSADDFSDEEEWLFHGIPQVTPGYLDSSESKTLEVPEQKAENDMQGFREATCTKESLVTEVSKPVANGFACRATKLYLADQTKPENESPKSILNLSGPSEVPLFSMEINSTALNCISRDTSAVNQWSSVSVQQQPAKPTNFAYNDGQQQPAKPTNFAYNGVSMPAKSNEVKIGDKISQAPTDNQVRPAKIQIIELSDDDDDEEKEKPSTIQPVHQKPSTIKPIYEKPSTLKPVPAEELQSLIWHYRDPQGRVQGPFSIVALKGWRDAHYFTPDFKVWRADQSQDQSVLLRNILPRFFPFG